From a single Granulicella aggregans genomic region:
- a CDS encoding xanthine dehydrogenase family protein molybdopterin-binding subunit: MTFEEFGEFIGSEEGAAPKVVPPGTPPPSAIIGAALARIDGPLKTTGTARYAADYNFPGLVYAVPVRASVASGKISNIDSSAAERMPGVLLVMHHGNIMPLYRNASGGRNSEARPAFEDETVSYWGQYVAAVIAETFEQAQAAAAAVRVNYEPANFNVSPVLSDTLPPEGQPGGPQVLSHRGDTDAAFASAAVQVDEVYVTPAETHNPMEMHATVAVWDGKKYTLYETSQGVMNHRTVLAQVLGEPKENVEVISRFIGSGFGGKLFPWPHSAIAAAASRKLNRPVKLTLNRKMMFSNSGHRPRTQQRMRLGATADGKLLSLQQDYRNHTSFGDDIRENCGEATPFLYSTANLKVTSALVRRNVGTPTPMRGPGAVPGLFALESAMDELAIKLKMDPVQLRISLDTLTDEEKNKPFSSRHLKECLQVGADRFGWSKRTPEVGSMRKGDLILGWGVAAASWGANRGLCEASLSLQSDGTARLSCGTQDIGTGTYTVIAQMVSDKTGIPVDKISVVLGSSSLPPGPTSGGSTATSTIIPAVIDAANAATKVVLTVASNTKGSPFKGTEAASLAFTSGRVHAKDQPASSGVPYGEILKLANLASANGDGKSGGLGADPKARDYSTHSFGAQFVEVEWDPGIARLRVSRVVSVVDGGRILNMRTAKNQMEGAIVMGVGMGLFEETIYDQRNGHAINDNFADYIVPTIADAPQIDVHFLDIPDVVINEYGARGIGEIGMAGVAPAITAAVYHATGVRVRKVPVRIEDLLGAKYSDA, translated from the coding sequence ATGACCTTTGAAGAGTTCGGCGAGTTTATTGGCAGTGAGGAAGGCGCAGCTCCCAAGGTGGTCCCGCCGGGAACTCCCCCGCCCTCAGCCATCATCGGAGCAGCGCTTGCTCGCATCGACGGCCCGCTGAAGACGACGGGAACGGCACGCTATGCCGCTGACTATAACTTCCCGGGACTCGTGTACGCGGTGCCAGTGCGCGCCTCGGTCGCCAGCGGCAAGATCAGCAATATCGATAGCTCGGCAGCAGAGCGGATGCCCGGTGTCCTGCTCGTCATGCACCACGGAAATATCATGCCGCTCTACCGGAACGCCTCGGGCGGCCGCAACAGCGAGGCTCGGCCAGCCTTTGAAGACGAGACGGTCTCTTACTGGGGCCAGTACGTCGCAGCCGTCATCGCCGAGACCTTCGAGCAGGCGCAGGCCGCCGCTGCCGCCGTTCGCGTGAACTACGAGCCGGCCAACTTTAACGTAAGTCCCGTGCTCTCTGACACCCTGCCGCCCGAGGGCCAGCCCGGCGGTCCGCAGGTTCTCAGCCATCGCGGGGATACGGATGCTGCCTTCGCCTCAGCGGCAGTGCAGGTCGATGAGGTATACGTCACACCGGCCGAGACCCACAACCCGATGGAGATGCACGCCACCGTCGCAGTCTGGGACGGGAAGAAGTACACGCTCTATGAGACCTCGCAAGGCGTCATGAACCACCGGACGGTCTTGGCCCAGGTGCTCGGCGAGCCCAAAGAGAACGTCGAGGTGATCTCCCGCTTCATCGGTTCGGGATTCGGCGGCAAGCTCTTTCCGTGGCCTCATTCGGCCATTGCGGCCGCTGCCTCGCGCAAGCTGAACCGTCCCGTCAAGCTCACGCTGAACCGCAAGATGATGTTCTCGAACTCGGGCCATCGTCCCCGCACGCAACAGCGGATGCGCCTGGGAGCGACAGCCGACGGCAAGCTCCTCTCGTTGCAGCAGGACTACCGCAACCACACCAGCTTCGGCGACGACATACGCGAGAACTGCGGAGAGGCAACCCCGTTTCTCTACAGCACCGCCAACCTGAAGGTGACCTCCGCCCTAGTGCGCCGCAACGTCGGCACGCCAACTCCCATGCGCGGCCCGGGCGCTGTTCCGGGTCTCTTCGCTCTCGAGTCTGCGATGGACGAGCTCGCGATCAAGCTCAAGATGGATCCCGTTCAACTTCGAATCTCGCTCGATACACTCACGGACGAGGAAAAGAACAAGCCGTTCTCCTCCCGTCACCTTAAGGAGTGTCTCCAGGTCGGCGCAGACCGATTTGGCTGGTCGAAGCGCACGCCCGAGGTGGGCTCGATGCGCAAAGGCGACCTGATCCTCGGCTGGGGCGTCGCCGCTGCCTCATGGGGAGCGAACCGCGGCCTCTGCGAAGCTTCGCTAAGTCTGCAAAGTGATGGCACCGCAAGGCTGAGCTGCGGCACGCAGGACATCGGCACGGGCACTTATACGGTCATCGCCCAGATGGTCAGCGACAAGACCGGCATTCCCGTCGACAAGATCAGTGTCGTCCTCGGAAGCAGTTCCTTACCTCCGGGCCCGACCTCCGGCGGCTCTACCGCTACATCGACCATCATTCCCGCTGTGATCGATGCCGCCAACGCTGCCACCAAGGTAGTCCTGACAGTCGCCTCCAATACCAAGGGCTCTCCCTTCAAGGGAACGGAAGCAGCTTCACTTGCGTTCACCTCCGGACGTGTACACGCCAAAGATCAACCCGCTTCGAGCGGTGTTCCCTACGGCGAAATTCTGAAGCTTGCCAACCTCGCCAGCGCCAATGGAGATGGCAAGAGCGGCGGCCTCGGCGCCGACCCCAAAGCACGCGACTACTCCACGCATTCGTTTGGAGCGCAGTTTGTGGAGGTCGAGTGGGATCCGGGCATCGCGAGACTGCGCGTCAGCCGAGTGGTCAGTGTGGTCGATGGGGGACGCATCCTCAACATGCGCACGGCAAAGAATCAGATGGAGGGTGCGATCGTCATGGGCGTCGGCATGGGTCTCTTTGAAGAGACCATCTACGACCAACGAAACGGTCACGCCATCAATGACAACTTCGCCGACTACATTGTTCCAACCATCGCCGATGCGCCGCAGATCGATGTCCACTTCCTCGACATCCCCGACGTGGTCATCAATGAATATGGCGCACGTGGCATTGGAGAGATCGGAATGGCTGGAGTAGCGCCTGCAATCACAGCTGCGGTGTATCACGCCACCGGCGTTCGAGTGCGCAAGGTGCCGGTGCGTATCGAAGACCTGTTGGGCGCGAAATACAGTGATGCCTGA
- a CDS encoding FAD binding domain-containing protein produces MQTFEYSRPTTIDQSIQAAARAKTAQQYADIRFVAGGTTLVDLMKLDVERPNQLVDINGLPLDQIQPAPGGGLVIGALARNAVVAHHAVVQRDYPVLSEALLSGASPQLRNMATTGGNLLQRTRCVYFRDTAHACNKREPDTGCSAIGGHNRMLAILGTSKNCIATNPSDQNVALTALEATIQVQGTKGKRSIPIAEFYLKPGNTPHRETVLDPGDLIVSVTLPPLEPGTRSHYLKLRDRAAYEFALTSAAVVVNVNSGKIKKAHVALGGVGTVPWRSHEAEHVLQGQTANAATFRKAAEAAMKDAQPASENGFKVELAKRCLVRALTVTTQTA; encoded by the coding sequence ATGCAGACATTTGAGTACAGCCGGCCCACGACGATCGACCAGTCCATACAAGCGGCGGCGCGGGCGAAGACCGCACAGCAGTACGCAGACATTCGCTTCGTCGCGGGCGGCACGACGCTTGTCGACCTGATGAAGCTGGATGTGGAGCGTCCGAATCAACTCGTGGATATCAATGGTCTCCCGCTCGATCAGATTCAACCGGCTCCAGGTGGCGGCCTCGTGATTGGAGCCCTAGCGCGCAACGCCGTGGTCGCGCACCATGCTGTAGTGCAGCGTGACTATCCGGTGCTCTCAGAGGCATTGCTCTCGGGCGCGTCGCCGCAACTTCGCAACATGGCAACCACCGGCGGCAATCTTCTGCAGCGCACTCGCTGCGTGTACTTCCGCGATACAGCGCATGCCTGTAACAAACGTGAGCCAGACACCGGTTGCTCGGCGATCGGCGGGCACAATCGGATGCTTGCCATCTTAGGCACCAGCAAGAACTGCATTGCCACCAATCCATCGGATCAAAACGTCGCGCTTACTGCCCTCGAAGCGACTATTCAGGTGCAGGGCACCAAGGGCAAGCGCAGCATTCCGATCGCGGAGTTCTATCTCAAGCCTGGTAACACCCCGCATCGGGAGACAGTTCTCGATCCAGGTGACTTGATCGTCAGTGTCACGCTTCCTCCTCTGGAGCCAGGCACCCGCTCGCACTATCTCAAGCTTCGCGATCGCGCCGCTTACGAGTTCGCTCTGACCTCGGCAGCCGTGGTCGTGAACGTAAACAGCGGCAAGATCAAAAAAGCCCATGTGGCGCTCGGCGGCGTAGGCACCGTCCCGTGGCGCTCTCACGAAGCAGAGCATGTACTGCAAGGCCAGACGGCCAACGCCGCGACCTTCCGCAAGGCGGCCGAAGCAGCGATGAAGGACGCACAACCAGCCAGCGAGAACGGCTTCAAAGTGGAACTCGCAAAACGATGCCTTGTGCGCGCTCTCACCGTCACCACTCAAACCGCCTAG